In the genome of Paenarthrobacter ilicis, the window TCTGGCCAACGCTGCCGGTATCGGCGATCAGGACCAACAGGACTTGCCGAGGGGCCAGCAGTACGAATTCGACATGGCGGACCACGGCACGGCTGGCTTGCGGATACTGCACGACGGCGACTTGGTTGGTCAGTTGCGACAGCAGCCTGACGGTCCGCTCCAGTACGTCATCCAGGTCATCCGGGCCTTCCAGCAATGAGTGGATGGCGCGTCGTTCGGCGGCCGACAGTGGCTTCACTTGGGAAATGCGGTCCACGAAGAGGCGATAACCCTTGTCCGTGGGAATCCGACCGGCGCTGGTGTGGGGCGCGGCGATGAGGCCTTCCTCTTCCAGCACGGCCATGTCATTCCGGATGGTGGCGCTTGAAACACCAAGGTGGTGGCGCTCCACGAGGGCCTTGGATCCAACAGGCTCCCGGGAATGAACGTAGTCCTCAACAATGGCACGCAGTACTTCCAACTTGCGCGGCTCACTCATCGATCCACCTCCTGACAAACTGCCGTGGGCCATCCGGCCCATCGCTGCGGGACCGCGGCTGGATCCCAGGTCTTAGCACTCAACATGCCCAAGTGCTAACAGTCTATTATGGGCCACCCTCGTTGCTAGCATTGAAACCGCCCACATTCAGCCAGCAGAAAGAGGAAGCATTTTGGCTTTCAATGACTGGGGTCCCCGGGATCTGACCGCCCCTGCCAAGCAACAGCTTCCCGAAGTGCCGGTCCAGCGGGGGATGGTCCTGGAAGACGTCCAATCAGGCTGGGTGGGCGAAGTCACCCGGGTGGAGAAAACCGGGGGCATGCACATCGTCAGCCTGGAGGATCGCCGGGGCAAGTCCAAGTCATTCCAGCTGGGCTTCGGGTTCCTCCTGGAGGGCCAGGCCATCCGGCTGATGCCTCCCGCGCCGCGGACCGCCGCGTCCGCTACGACGCCGGGACGGACCGCCTCGGGGTCCGTCAGGGTCCACGGGCAGCGCGCCCAGGTGGCAAAGGCCAGCCGCGTCTGGGTGGAAGGCAAACACGATGCCGAGCTCGTGGAGAAGGTGTGGGGTGATGACCTTCGCGTGGAGGGCATCGTGGTGGAACCCCTGCACGGCGTGGATGACCTCAAGTCGGCCATCGCGGAATTCAACCCCGGCCCCAGCAGGCGCTTGGGAATCCTGGTGGACCACCTTGTCCCGGGTTCCAAGGAATCGCGAATCGCCGCAGATGCCATGACCTACCCCGGAGCGGCAGGCAACGTCCTCATTGTGGGCCACCCCTACGTGGATGTGTGGCAGGCCATCAAACCCAAGGTCCTGGGCATCGAGCAGTGGCCAACGGTTCCCCGCGGAGTCGACTGGAAGACCGGGATTTTGCGCGCCTTCGGGTGGCCACACGAGACCGCAGAGGACATCGGTCTGGGCTGGCAGCGGCTGCTTGGCGCGGTACGCAGCTATGCGGACCTGGAAGCATCACTGTTGGGGCGCGTTGAGGAAGTCATCGATTTCCTCACCGCCCCCTGACGCCCATTTCCAAGGTCCAACCGGCGAACCACCGGGGAGTGGTCCGGCGCTGTGCCCTTATGCCGGTATTCTGGGACAGCAATACAGCAGCATCTTTACAGCAAAAGGAAGACACCGTGGCAGAGAACGCTCCTGAAGAACCGGGCAGCGCCGCAGGGCGGCCCCAGTACCATGGCGCACCTGCCAACGCCCTGCCGCTGACTGCAAGCGAGGACCGGCAATGGGCAACCCTGGCCCACTTTGGCGGCATTCTCGGGTGCCTGCCGTCCCTGCTGATCTACTTGATTTTCCGGGACCGCGGCCCCTTCACTGCGCAGGAATCCAGGGAGGCATTGAACTTCACGCTGCCTCCGACCATCGCCGCCGTGCTTGCCAACCTCTTGGTCATGCTCCCGGTTGTGGGCAACATTTTCGCTGTGATTGCCACGGGAATTTGGGTTGCTCTGACGTGCTTCTCAGTATCCGCCGGTATCCGCGTCAACCACGGCCAGCCCCACCGCTACAAGCTGAATCTGCGCTGGATCAAGTAAGCAGCGAAATCCCCGTAGCGGTCTGACCGTCAGTCCGGGAGAACCCTGCGCACCACGGCATCGGCCAAAAGCCGGCCTTTCAGTGTCAAGACCAAACGTCCCTTGAAAGCCTGAACCGGATCAACCAGTTCATCGGCAATAAGCCCCGCTATTGCGCGCCGGCCATCAGCATCGAGGGATTCCACGGACAGTCCTGTCCCAAGCCTTGCTTCCAACATGATCCGCTCCACACCGCGGGTTTCATCATCGAGGGTTTCCCTGCCTGCCGCCGGGGATTGCCCCGCTGCCAGCCGGGAGGCATACGCCGTGGGGTGTTTGACGTTCCACCAACGCACACCGCCGACGTGTGAGTGGGCGCCCGGGCCAATTCCCCACCAATCGTCACCGCGCCAGTAGGCGAGGTTGTGACGGCAGGCCTGAGCGGGTGTCTTCGACCAATTGCTGACTTCATACCACGCCAAGCCGGCCGCCGAGATCAGCTCATCCGCAAGCTCGTACTTGGCCGCGTGATCGTCGTCGTCAATTCCCGGCACTTCGCCGCGCCGGATCTGCGCAGCCAGCTTGGTGCCAGCCTCAACAATCAGGGCATAGGCACTGATGTGGTCCGGCCCGTAAGAGAGCGCCGTTTCCAATGACGTCCGCCAGTCCTCCATGGACTCCCCGGGGGTGCCATAAATGAGGTCCAAACTGACGGCCAGGCCGGCCTCCCGTGCCCATTGGACGGCCAGCGGCACGCGGCTGGGCGCGTGCGTCCGGTCCAATACCTTCAGGACATGGGGCACCGCTGACTGCATGCCGAAGGAGACCCTGGTGAATCCGGCCTCAGCAAGCAACCTCAACGATTCAGGTGTTACGGAATCCGGGTTGGCTTCGGTGGTGACTTCGGCCCCCGGCTCAAGACCCCACAACCTGACAGCCTCACGAAGGATGTCGGCCAGGTCCTCAGCCGGCAGCAACGTAGGAGTTCCTCCACCGAAGAACACCGTGGCCAGGGGCCGCTGGGGAACGCGCGAGGCATCCAGGGCCGAGTAAGCAAAGCCGAGCTCTGAAATCGCCGTACCGGAGTACGCGTCCTGCGAGGCTCCGCCACCCAGTTCCTTGGCGGTGTAGGTATTGAAATCGCAATAACCGCACCTGACAGCGCAGAAGGGGATGTGGACATAGAGTCCGAAATTGCGCTGTCCGATGCCATCCAGCACCTGGGAGGGCAGAACGCCGTCCGCAGGTGCCGGATCGCCCAGAGGGAGAACGCTGGGCATTTACTTCTTGGCCTTGTCCTTGGATTCATCGGTGGTCAGGGCAGCAATGAACGCCTCCTGCGGCACTTCAACGCGGCCCACCATCTTCATGCGCTTCTTGCCTTCTTTCTGCTTTTCCAGCAGTTTGCGCTTACGGGTGATGTCACCGCCGTAGCACTTGGCAAGGACATCCTTGCGGATGGCGCGAATACTCTCGCGGGCAATGATGCGCGATCCAATAGCCGCCTGGATGGGCACCTCGAACTGCTGACGCGGAATGAGCTCACGGAGCTTACCGGTCATCATCACGCCGTAGGCATAAGCCTTGTCGCGGTGGGTGATGGCGCTGAAGGCATCAACCTGCTCCCCTTGAAGCAGGATATCCACCTTGACGAGGTCCGCCACTTGCTCGCCATCGGCCTTCCAGTCCAAGGAGGCATAGCCACGGGTCTTGGACTTCAGGAGGTCGAAGAAGTCAAACACAATCTCGGCCAAGGGAATCCAGTAGCGGAGCTCCACCCGGTCCTCCGAGAGGTAGTCCATGCCCTTCATCTGCCCACGGCGGCTCTGGCAAAGTTCCATGATGGCGCCGACGAACTCGTTGGGCGCAAGAATGGTCGCCGAGACCATGGGTTCGCGGACTTCCGAGATCTTGCCAACAGGGTATTCGCTGGGGTTGGTCACGTGGACAACCTTTTTGTCCTCCAGCGTCACTTCGTATTCGACGTTGGGCGCAGTGGAGATGAGGTCCAGGTTGTACTCGCGCTCGAGCCGCTCGCGGGTGATTTCCAGGTGCAGAAGACCCAGGAAACCCACACGGAAACCGAACCCCAGAGCCGCTGACGTCTCCGGCTCATACACCAGCGCGGCATCGTTGAGCATCAGCTTTTCCAGGGCATCGCGGAGCACGGGATAGTCAGTGCCGTCCAGCGGATACAGTCCCGAGAAGACCATGGGCTTGGCATCGGCATAGCCGCTCAGCGACTGGGATGCGGGCTTGGCAAGGTTGGTGACGGTATCGCCGACCTTGGACTGGCGCACATCCTTCACACCCGTGATCAGGTAGCCAACCTCACCTACGCCGAGTCCCTTGGACGGCGTGGGTTCCGGCGAGCTGACACCGATCTCCAAGAGCTCGTGGCTGGCCTTGGTGGACATCATCTGAATGCGTTCACGCGGGTTCAGCTTGCCGTCCACCACGCGGACGTAGGTGACCACGCCGCGGTAGGTGTCGTAGACAGAGTCGAAGATCATGGCCCGGGCGGGAGCGTCGGCATCGCCCACCGGGGCAGGCAAATCGCGGACAATCTTGTCCAGCAAAGCCTCCACGCCGATTCCGGTTTTACCTGAGACCTTGAGGACATCCTCGGGGTCGCCACCGATGAGGTTTGCGATTTCCGCCGCGTACTTCTCCGGCTGCGCTGCCGGAAGATCGATCTTGTTCAGCACGGGGATGATGGTGAGGTTGTTCTCCATGGCCAGGTAGAGGTTCGCAAGCGTCTGCGCCTCGATACCCTGGGCCGCGTCCACCAGAAGAACCGCGCCTTCACAGGCAGCAAGTGAACGTGAGACCTCGTAAGTGAAGTCAACGTGGCCGGGAGTGTCGATCATGTTCAGTGCATAGCTGGTGCCGTCGAGTTCCCAGGGCATACGGACAGCCTGTGACTTGATGGTGATACCGCGCTCACGTTCGATATCCATACGGTCCAGATACTGGGCCTTCATGTCGCGTTGTTGAACGACGCCGGTGTACTGCAGCATGCGGTCTGCCAGGGTGGACTTACCGTGGTCAATGTGCGCAATGATGCAGAAGTTCCGGATGATGGCCGGATCTGTTGCGGCGGGCACCGGGGCGGTGCGGGCCATGGGAGACACGCAGGATCCTTACTGTCGATACTCACACGGCAGTTCCTCCGGCTGGGCATAGGCCAGCGGGGACACGCCGCGCATCTGATCCTCTAGTCTCCCACGAACCGGACG includes:
- the hemW gene encoding radical SAM family heme chaperone HemW, translated to MPSVLPLGDPAPADGVLPSQVLDGIGQRNFGLYVHIPFCAVRCGYCDFNTYTAKELGGGASQDAYSGTAISELGFAYSALDASRVPQRPLATVFFGGGTPTLLPAEDLADILREAVRLWGLEPGAEVTTEANPDSVTPESLRLLAEAGFTRVSFGMQSAVPHVLKVLDRTHAPSRVPLAVQWAREAGLAVSLDLIYGTPGESMEDWRTSLETALSYGPDHISAYALIVEAGTKLAAQIRRGEVPGIDDDDHAAKYELADELISAAGLAWYEVSNWSKTPAQACRHNLAYWRGDDWWGIGPGAHSHVGGVRWWNVKHPTAYASRLAAGQSPAAGRETLDDETRGVERIMLEARLGTGLSVESLDADGRRAIAGLIADELVDPVQAFKGRLVLTLKGRLLADAVVRRVLPD
- a CDS encoding DUF3097 domain-containing protein, which produces MAFNDWGPRDLTAPAKQQLPEVPVQRGMVLEDVQSGWVGEVTRVEKTGGMHIVSLEDRRGKSKSFQLGFGFLLEGQAIRLMPPAPRTAASATTPGRTASGSVRVHGQRAQVAKASRVWVEGKHDAELVEKVWGDDLRVEGIVVEPLHGVDDLKSAIAEFNPGPSRRLGILVDHLVPGSKESRIAADAMTYPGAAGNVLIVGHPYVDVWQAIKPKVLGIEQWPTVPRGVDWKTGILRAFGWPHETAEDIGLGWQRLLGAVRSYADLEASLLGRVEEVIDFLTAP
- a CDS encoding DUF4870 domain-containing protein; translated protein: MAENAPEEPGSAAGRPQYHGAPANALPLTASEDRQWATLAHFGGILGCLPSLLIYLIFRDRGPFTAQESREALNFTLPPTIAAVLANLLVMLPVVGNIFAVIATGIWVALTCFSVSAGIRVNHGQPHRYKLNLRWIK
- the lepA gene encoding translation elongation factor 4 — protein: MSPMARTAPVPAATDPAIIRNFCIIAHIDHGKSTLADRMLQYTGVVQQRDMKAQYLDRMDIERERGITIKSQAVRMPWELDGTSYALNMIDTPGHVDFTYEVSRSLAACEGAVLLVDAAQGIEAQTLANLYLAMENNLTIIPVLNKIDLPAAQPEKYAAEIANLIGGDPEDVLKVSGKTGIGVEALLDKIVRDLPAPVGDADAPARAMIFDSVYDTYRGVVTYVRVVDGKLNPRERIQMMSTKASHELLEIGVSSPEPTPSKGLGVGEVGYLITGVKDVRQSKVGDTVTNLAKPASQSLSGYADAKPMVFSGLYPLDGTDYPVLRDALEKLMLNDAALVYEPETSAALGFGFRVGFLGLLHLEITRERLEREYNLDLISTAPNVEYEVTLEDKKVVHVTNPSEYPVGKISEVREPMVSATILAPNEFVGAIMELCQSRRGQMKGMDYLSEDRVELRYWIPLAEIVFDFFDLLKSKTRGYASLDWKADGEQVADLVKVDILLQGEQVDAFSAITHRDKAYAYGVMMTGKLRELIPRQQFEVPIQAAIGSRIIARESIRAIRKDVLAKCYGGDITRKRKLLEKQKEGKKRMKMVGRVEVPQEAFIAALTTDESKDKAKK